The following proteins are co-located in the Nilaparvata lugens isolate BPH unplaced genomic scaffold, ASM1435652v1 scaffold5692, whole genome shotgun sequence genome:
- the LOC120356067 gene encoding phosphatidylinositide phosphatase SAC2-like translates to EAETRLAFAKHFEDETACYGPVCIVNLVEQAGKERVIWDAYTQHVLHLNSPQLLYATFDFHEYCRGMHFENVSVLVSELSQVLHDFGFCWLDRQGIICRQTGVFRTNCIDCLDRTNVVQTALAKAMLQMQLTKLGLVPPEGSLPAPLRRAFQLLWANNGDIISKQYAGTNALKGDYTRTGERKLSGMMKGRNELS, encoded by the exons GTGAAGCAGAGACGAGGCTTGCGTTCGCCAAACACTTTGAGGACGAGACAGCCTGCTACGGTCCCGTCTGCATTGTGAACCTAGTCGAGCAGGCGGGCAAGGAGCGAGTCATATGGGACGCATACACTCAGCATGTGTTACACCTCAACAGTCCACAGCTGCTCTATGCCACATTCGACTTCCACGAGTACTG TCGCGGTATGCACTTTGAGAACGTGTCAGTGCTGGTGAGTGAGCTGAGTCAGGTGCTGCACGACTTTGGCTTTTGCTGGCTCGACCGCCAGGGCATCATCTGTCGGCAAACAGGTGTCTTCCGCACCAACTGCATCGACTGTCTTGACCGCACCAACGTTGTACAG ACGGCGCTGGCGAAAGCGATGCTGCAGATGCAGCTGACGAAGCTTGGACTTGTGCCTCCTGAAGGCAGTCTCCCCGCCCCGCTACGTCGTGCCTTCCAGCTGCTCTGGGCCAACAACGGggatatcatcagcaaacagtaTGCGGGCACTAATGCACTTAAG GGTGACTACACAAGAACAGGCGAAAGAAAACTATCTGGGATGATGAAAGGACGGAATGAACTCAGCTAA